In the Juglans microcarpa x Juglans regia isolate MS1-56 chromosome 6D, Jm3101_v1.0, whole genome shotgun sequence genome, one interval contains:
- the LOC121234530 gene encoding LOW QUALITY PROTEIN: nucleotide pyrophosphatase/phosphodiesterase-like (The sequence of the model RefSeq protein was modified relative to this genomic sequence to represent the inferred CDS: inserted 1 base in 1 codon) — MGCYGGWEHGLGIRSRHGRFDQHPLSEIDIYKTTLALRDSVSIKASPLILGLKGEDKEWVTVNVVNLDPSEDDWVAVFSPAEFNASTCSPVSSEEEEPYICSSPIKFKYANYSNSKYTKTGKTVLKFQLINQRADFSFVLFSGGLSTPKLVAVSNFITFANPKAPLYPRLAQGKSWDEMTVTWTSGYALNEAVPFVEYAVKGQAKARSPAGTLTIDQNSLCGSPARTVGWRDQGFIHTSFLKSLWPNFVYTYRMGHLLSNGSYIWSKSYSFRSSPYPGQDSPQCVVIFGDLGKAERDGSTMYADYQPGSLNTTDQLIKDLKNIDIVFVIGDLAYANGYISQWDQFMSQVEPIASAVPFMVASGNHERTWPNSGGFYQHTDSGGECGVTAETLFYVPAENRANFWYSTDYGMFRFCIADSEHDWREGSEQYRFLEHCLATVDRRKQPWLIFAAHRPLGYSSNEWYAKEGAYSEPXGRDDLQKLWQKYRVDIAFFGHVHNYERTCPIYQNTCVKSGNTSYSGVMNGTIHVVAGGGGSHLSSFATEIPNWSLFRDYDFGFTKLTAFNHSYLLFEYKKSSDGKVYDSFTIMREYTDVLACVHDSCAPSTLAS, encoded by the exons ATGGGATGCTATGGTGGTTGGGAGCATGGGCTTGGCATCAGGTCACGTCATGGCAGATTTGACCAGCACCCACTCTCTGAGATCGACATTTACAAAACGACTCTTGCCCTCCGTGACTCCGTCTCCATCAAAGCCAGTCCCCTCATTCTTGGCTTGAAG GGCGAGGATAAAGAATGGGTGACAGTGAATGTTGTGAACCTAGATCCATCTGAGGATGATTGGGTTGCAGTTTTCTCTCCTGCAGAGTTCAA CGCATCGACCTGTTCGCCAGTGTCTAGTGAAGAAGAGGAGCCATATATATGCTCAAGCCCGATTAAG TTCAAGTATGCAAATTACTCCAATTCAAAGTATACAAAAACTGGCAAAACTGTTCTCAAATTCCAGTTGATCAATCAGAGGGCAGATTTCTCCTTCGTATTATTTTCAGGCGGTTTGTCAACT CCTAAACTAGTGGcagtttcaaatttcataacatTTGCTAATCCTAAAGCACCTCTATATCCTCGCCTTGCTCAAGGGAAGTCTTGGGATGAA atgacagtaACTTGGACTAGTGGATATGCATTAAATGAAGCCGTTCCATTTGTTGAATATGCTGTGAAGGGACAAGCTAAAGCTCGATCCCCAGCTGGAACATTGACAATTGATCAAAACAGCCTTTGTG GTTCTCCTGCACGGACGGTAGGGTGGCGTGATCAAGGTTTCATACATACAAGTTTCTTGAAAAGTTTATGGCCCAACTTTGT GTACACTTACAGGATGGGTCATCTCTTATCGAATGGCTCATATATCTGGAGCAAATCCTACTCTTTCAGATCATCCCCTTATCCTGGACAGGACTCACCACAATGTGTCGTAATATTTGGCGACCTTGGGAAG GCTGAACGTGATGGTTCAACCATGTATGCTGATTATCAGCCAGGATCTCTAAATACTACCGACCAACTCATCAAGGACTTAAAAAACATTGACATAGTTTTCGTTATTGGAGATTTAGCTTATGCAAATGGATACATCTCACAGTGGGACCAATTCATGTCACAGGTTGAGCCCATTGCATCAGCTGTCCCATTTATGGTTGCAAG CGGTAATCATGAACGTACGTGGCCAAATTCAGGAGGCTTCTATCAACATACAGATTCAGGAGGGGAGTGTGGTGTGACTGCTGAGACCCTTTTCTACGTTCCTGCTGAGAACAGAGCAAACTTCTG GTATTCAACAGATTATGGCATGTTTCGGTTTTGCATAGCTGATAGTGAACATGATTGGAGGGAGGGATCAGAACAGTACCGATTCCTTGAGCATTGCCTTGCAACTGTGGATAGAAGGAAGCAACCTTGGTTGATCTTTGCTGCTCATAGGCCTCTAGGGTATTCCTCTAATGAATGGTATGCCAAAGAGGGTGCATATTCAGAGC ATGGAAGGGATGATTTGCAGAAGCTTTGGCAGAAGTACAGGGTAGACATTGCCTTTTTTGGCCATGTCCATAACTACGAAAGAACATGCCCCATTTACCAG AATACATGCGTAAAATCTGGAAATACGAGTTATTCCGGCGTCATGAATGGAACAATCCATGTTGTCGCTGGAGGTGGAGGTAGTCATTTATCATCCTTCGCCACAGAAATACCCAACTGGAGCCTTTTCAGAGACTATGACTTTGGCTTTACAAAACTGACAGCATTCAACCACTCTTATCTGCTCTTCGAGTACAAGAAAAGTAGTGACGGGAAGGTGTATGATTCATTCACCATTATGAGGGAATACACCGATGTCTTGGCTTGTGTTCATGATAGTTGTGCACCAAGCACTTTGGCCTCTTGA